The following are from one region of the Methanobacterium veterum genome:
- a CDS encoding SulP family inorganic anion transporter, with the protein MKKLNKLNLKNKLLLNGVLPLKAPLTSEIIAGLILAAVGIPEVMGYAEIAGMPIITGIYTILLPLAVFALFCSSRHLIVGADSATAAILSGTLVSVAALGSPQYIALASTVALLCAILLIFASIFKLGFIADFMSRTVLIGFLSGVGIQITVSQLSHMLGIAGEGGLNTIPQLINVFTHLHEINLITTIISIIVVFTIIIINRISPKIPGALIAFGGTALASFLFNFQGIGIPVLGNIPGGFPNFIVPTIDPNVLSNLIIATAACFVVILSQSTATSRAFTIQYSESNDENKDIFALGLANGVAGIMGTFVVNGSPTKTAVVDNAGSRTQMASFVTAAAVLMVILFFTKPLSFLPSATLASIVFLIGANMIDISHLKDIRRKVRAEYFLAIITTATVVIMGVLWGILLSIILSVILHLSNSYRPTNSIFARDKKGNWMFKQVEVGESTEEGLIIYRFNRDLYFANSDKLKEEVLKLVDAADPPVKLFVLNTAGFSRVDYTSAEMFKDLYHDLKKRNIQFALTSMLPDLKDQFDYLGLTRLIGEENIYENVLEALEAYGKKKY; encoded by the coding sequence ATGAAAAAACTAAACAAACTAAATTTAAAAAATAAACTTCTTTTAAATGGAGTATTACCTCTTAAGGCCCCTTTAACTTCTGAAATTATAGCAGGCCTCATATTAGCTGCAGTAGGGATTCCCGAAGTTATGGGATATGCAGAAATAGCAGGAATGCCCATCATAACAGGTATTTACACTATTTTGCTCCCCCTTGCAGTATTTGCTCTTTTTTGCTCTTCACGTCACCTAATAGTTGGAGCAGATTCAGCAACTGCAGCAATTTTATCAGGTACCCTCGTCTCAGTAGCTGCACTTGGAAGCCCCCAGTATATTGCACTTGCATCTACAGTTGCACTATTATGTGCTATTTTACTAATTTTTGCCAGTATATTCAAATTAGGATTTATAGCAGATTTTATGTCCAGAACTGTCCTAATAGGTTTCTTATCCGGAGTTGGAATCCAGATAACTGTGAGTCAGCTTTCACACATGCTCGGAATAGCTGGTGAAGGCGGTTTAAATACAATTCCCCAATTAATCAATGTTTTCACACACTTACATGAAATTAACCTGATTACAACAATAATATCCATTATTGTAGTATTCACAATCATCATAATTAACCGTATTTCACCCAAAATTCCAGGAGCATTAATAGCATTTGGAGGCACAGCCCTAGCTAGCTTTTTGTTTAACTTTCAAGGTATTGGAATTCCAGTTTTGGGCAATATACCTGGCGGCTTTCCAAATTTTATAGTACCCACCATAGATCCAAATGTTTTATCAAACCTAATTATAGCTACAGCTGCGTGTTTTGTAGTTATATTATCTCAAAGTACTGCTACATCCCGTGCTTTTACAATTCAATACTCAGAAAGTAATGATGAAAATAAAGATATTTTTGCTTTAGGTCTTGCAAATGGGGTCGCAGGAATAATGGGCACATTTGTAGTAAATGGAAGCCCTACAAAAACAGCAGTAGTCGATAATGCAGGAAGTCGTACTCAAATGGCATCATTTGTAACTGCTGCTGCAGTCCTAATGGTTATCTTATTTTTCACCAAACCATTATCTTTTTTACCTAGTGCAACTCTTGCAAGTATTGTTTTTTTAATTGGGGCTAATATGATTGATATATCCCATTTAAAAGATATCCGCCGCAAAGTACGGGCAGAATATTTCTTAGCTATTATTACTACAGCAACTGTAGTTATTATGGGCGTACTATGGGGAATATTACTTTCAATTATTCTTTCAGTTATTTTACATCTAAGTAACAGCTACAGACCTACAAATAGCATTTTTGCAAGAGATAAAAAAGGTAACTGGATGTTCAAACAAGTTGAAGTTGGTGAATCAACTGAAGAGGGCTTAATTATATACCGATTTAACCGAGACTTATACTTCGCAAATTCAGATAAATTAAAAGAAGAAGTGCTTAAACTAGTAGATGCAGCTGATCCACCCGTAAAATTATTTGTATTGAATACTGCAGGTTTTTCAAGGGTTGATTACACATCTGCAGAAATGTTTAAAGATTTATACCATGATCTTAAAAAAAGAAATATCCAGTTTGCGCTGACATCAATGTTACCTGATCTTAAAGACCAATTCGATTATTTGGGGCTAACCAGACTTATAGGTGAAGAAAATATTTATGAAAACGTGCTTGAAGCACTTGAAGCTTATGGAAAGAAGAAATATTAA
- a CDS encoding CDGSH iron-sulfur domain-containing protein, which translates to MAEKMKIKILKNGPYMISGNVPLFEQIMVTNEEGHVCEWSEGKEYPLKERYTICRCGASKRKPFCDGSHIKINFDGTEVATKENYMERARKLETNDFMLNDVWDLCDHSRFCLRGGGIRELLKSEDPEDIKLAVEEAKSCPSGRLVLWDKETGKPVEPEFEPSIVLVNDPQKKCDGPVWVRGGIPIESADGSTYEVRNRVTLCRCGKSENKPFCDGRHWMSAEEKQAFRDKWISPGDE; encoded by the coding sequence ATGGCGGAAAAAATGAAAATAAAGATACTTAAAAATGGACCGTACATGATTTCAGGAAATGTACCTTTATTTGAACAGATAATGGTAACAAATGAAGAAGGACATGTATGTGAATGGAGCGAAGGCAAGGAATATCCACTTAAAGAGCGGTATACGATTTGCCGCTGTGGTGCATCCAAAAGGAAACCTTTCTGTGATGGATCGCATATAAAAATTAATTTTGATGGGACTGAAGTGGCGACTAAAGAAAATTACATGGAAAGAGCTCGAAAGCTCGAAACAAACGATTTTATGCTGAATGACGTCTGGGATTTATGCGACCACTCCCGTTTCTGCCTGAGGGGAGGGGGTATAAGGGAACTGCTAAAGTCTGAAGATCCAGAAGATATTAAACTTGCAGTTGAAGAAGCTAAAAGCTGCCCCTCAGGCCGTCTTGTGCTGTGGGATAAAGAGACAGGAAAACCTGTTGAACCTGAATTTGAACCATCCATAGTTCTGGTTAATGATCCGCAGAAAAAATGTGATGGTCCTGTTTGGGTGAGGGGAGGAATTCCAATTGAATCTGCAGATGGAAGTACCTACGAAGTCAGGAATAGAGTTACACTCTGCAGGTGTGGGAAATCTGAAAATAAGCCTTTTTGTGATGGAAGACACTGGATGAGTGCCGAAGAAAAACAGGCATTCAGGGATAAATGGATTTCTCCTGGGGATGAATAA